The following proteins are encoded in a genomic region of Dioscorea cayenensis subsp. rotundata cultivar TDr96_F1 chromosome 8, TDr96_F1_v2_PseudoChromosome.rev07_lg8_w22 25.fasta, whole genome shotgun sequence:
- the LOC120267078 gene encoding serine/threonine-protein kinase D6PKL2-like, whose amino-acid sequence MASKTASKSLSEQQLRQPDNQVLSATDGKPLHLQAPDSSSSEPNTTNSLHSSSDGTLSFEEHTDQGKKLLEQDTVKDSSALAKASDGTSSLRKTTDRADLVESGKSSLCRASTSSDVSDESTCSSLSSSINRPHKANDSRWEAIQTIRTKDGVLGLNHFRLLRRLGCGDIGSVYLSELSGTKAYFAMKVMDKGSLAGRKKLLRAQTEREILQSLDHPFLPTLYTHFETDKFSCLVMEFCPGGDLHSLRQRQPGKYFSEQAVKFYVAEVLLALEYLHMLGIIYRDLKPENVLVRDDGHIMLSDFDLSLRCDVSPTLIKSSNSEADSLRKNPAYCVQPSCIQPSCIQPSCVAPTTCFSPRFFSSKSKKDRKQKPEVVNQVSPLPELIAEPTDARSMSFVGTHEYLAPEIIKGEGHGSAVDWWTFGIFLYELLFGKTPFKGSGNRATLFNVVGQPLRFPESPIVSFAARDLIRGLLIKEPQQRLAYKRGATEIKQHAFFEGVNWALIRCATPPEIPKHVELDKSPVPTSSTSGKAKQNAMQKGGDNYLEFDFF is encoded by the exons ATGGCTTCGAAGACAGCCTCGAAGTCTTTATCTGAACAACAGCTCAGGCAACCTGATAACCAAGTTTTATCGGCAACTGATGGCAAGCCTTTACATTTGCAAGCTCCTGATTCAAGTTCATCAGAACCTAATACTACTAATTCTCTGCATTCATCATCCGACGGAACTCTGAGCTTTGAGGAACATACAGACCAAGGAAAGAAACTCTTGGAGCAAGACACCGTCAAAGATAGCTCGGCATTGGCTAAAGCAAGCGATGGAACTAGCAGTTTGAGAAAAACCACTGATAGAGCCGACCTCGTCGAGAGTGGAAAGAGTAGCTTATGCCGGGCTAGCACAAGCAGCGATGTCAGTGATGAGAGCACTTGTAGCAGCTTGAGTAGCAGTATAAACCGGCCTCACAAGGCGAATGATTCTAGATGGGAAGCTATTCAAACAATTCGAACCAAAGATGGAGTCTTGGGATTAAACCATTTCAGGTTGCTCAGAAGGTTGGGCTGTGGTGATATCGGTAGTGTTTATCTGTCGGAATTGAGTGGAACAAAGGCTTATTTTGCAATGAAGGTTATGGACAAGGGATCTTTAGCAGGTCGAAAGAAGCTACTCAGAGCACAGACTGAAAGGGAAATTTTGCAGTCTTTGGACCACCCATTTCTGCCAACATTATACACTCACTTTGAGACCGATAAATTCTCGTGTTTGGTCATGGAATTTTGCCCCGGCGGAGATCTCCACTCACTCCGGCAGAGGCAACCTGGGAAGTATTTCTCAGAACAAGCTGTAAA GTTTTATGTGGCAGAGGTTCTACTAGCATTAGAGTATCTGCATATGCTCGGCATCATCTACCGAGACCTCAAGCCGGAGAATGTACTTGTGAGAGATGATGGCCACATTATGCTCTCAGACTTCGACCTCTCTCTTCGCTGCGATGTAAGCCCAACTCTCATCAAGTCCTCTAACTCGGAAGCCGATTCTCTCAGGAAGAACCCTGCATATTGTGTTCAGCCATCTTGCATTCAACCTTCTTGCATTCAACCATCATGTGTGGCTCCTACCACATGTTTCTCGCCTCGGTTCTTCTCCTCTAAGTCGAAGAAAGACCGGAAACAAAAGCCGGAGGTAGTAAACCAGGTTAGTCCATTGCCGGAGCTCATTGCAGAGCCAACGGATGCCCGTTCGATGTCATTTGTTGGCACTCATGAATATTTAGCCCCTGAGATCATCAAAGGAGAAGGCCACGGCAGCGCTGTCGATTGGTGGACCTTCGGTATCTTCTTGTATGAGCTTTTGTTCGGCAAGACTCCATTTAAGGGATCAGGTAACAGAGCTACATTGTTCAATGTTGTCGGTCAGCCATTGCGATTCCCTGAGTCTCCCATTGTGAGCTTTGCGGCGAGGGACTTAATAAGAGGATTACTTATCAAAGAACCACAGCAGAGGCTTGCATACAAGCGCGGCGCAACCGAAATAAAGCAGCATGCATTCTTTGAAGGAGTGAACTGGGCCTTGATCCGGTGCGCAACTCCGCCGGAGATTCCTAAACATGTTGAGCTTGATAAGTCCCCGGTGCCGACCTCGTCGACAAGCGGGAAAGCTAAGCAAAATGCAATGCAAAAGGGTGGTGATAActatcttgaatttgatttcttctag